The DNA segment CCAGCCGCATTCTCAAAGAGCTGAAACGATCTGTCTCATCTGACGACGAATTCGCCGCTCATGCCACGCTCTTCCATGCCCTTGCAGTACCAGGCGAAGGTTCCGGGCTTGATCGGCACGAAGAACATCTCAGCCTCGCCCTCCTCCTCGAATTCGAGTTCGGTGAGGTGGATCGCCTTGATCTCCATGCCGCCAGCCTCGACCTTGCGCAGGAAGATGCTCTGGAAAAGTCCGGGCGACTGCCAGGCGCATTCCTTGTTGCCGGTCGACTTGATCATGAGCGAGTAGGACGTGCCGGTCTCCAACTCATAGGTCTTCTGTGAAACGCCGTAGCCGGCATCGCCCAGCCCGACGGTAAGTTCCTCGAGTTCAGTAGGTTTCAGCGTCATGTCGCCTTCGGCGCGAGCCGCCGTTGCGGCCAGGGTCAGGGATAGGGCGGTCGCCGTCACTAAAGCGAGGGTTCTTGTCATGTCGAATCCTTCGGAGACTGTCTGTTTCGGCAGTTCTGTCTTCTGTTGCGGGCGCGCAGCACGCGGCGGCTAGGGCACAATCACGACGCCCCAGGGCGCGCGGCCGACAGTGACCGATTTGGTGACCTTCTCCGACGCCACATCGATCACCGAGATGTCGTTGGAGTTGCCATTGGTGGAGATGAGCAGCTTCTCGTCCGGGGTGAAGCCGAGCTGCCAGACACGCTGGCCGACGAGCAGGTACTTCTCCACTTCAAACGTCTTCGAGTTTACCACCGCCACGCGATTGGCGGGCCCGAGCGCGACAAAGGCCTTGGAGCCATCCTTGGTGAGACGCACCCCGACCGGCTGGATGGCCTCATCGGCCACGCCCGGAATCTTGAACGAGATCTTCTTGATGATCTTCCATGTCGTCGGATCGACCACCGCCACAGTGCCGCCGACCTCGGAGGAGATCCAAAGCTGCTTGCCGTCCTTCGAGAATTCGGCGATGCGCGGGCGTGAATCGACCAGGATATTCTCGATGATCTCGTTGGTGCTGGTGTCGATCACATGCGCCATGTTGGTGGTTTCGGAGGTGTTGACGAGGTACTTCCCGTCCGGGCTGACGCCCATGCCCTCCGGCTCCACGCCTACCGGAATCTCGGCGATCAGGTCGTTGTTCTCGACATTGACCACCGTGACCATGTTGTCGTCTTCGTTGGCGATATAGAGCGGATTGCCGGACGGGTGCAGCACGAACAGCTCGGGGTCGGGACCTGAGCGCAGTGATTTCACCAGCTCGAGGGTCTGTGAATCGTAGACTTCGACACGGTTGTCGTCGGACGCGCACAGATAGATCAGCTTGCCATCCGGACTGGCGGTGATGCCGCGGGGCCGGCGGCCGGTCTTGATGGTCTTGATGACCTTGAGGCTGTCCATGTCGACCACGCTCATCGTGTGGTCGCGCTCATTGGAAATGAAGGCGCGGGAATCAGCCTGCGCCGGCATTGCGTCGACCATCAAAAGCCCTGCCAGCACGGCAAGTCCGGCTGGGAGCGTGATCGGGCGTTTCATCGGTTCCTCCTGGCAAACATTTGATTTTTAATTGAATTTGCACTTCGTCTCGGGTCTGTCGAAGCCGAGCGTGTCGAGTGGCGTGACCTGGTGGAGAAACCCCGCCTGCGGCGAGAGCGTCACCGTGTTGGTGGCATGGGTCAGTAAGATCGGCTGGCGCAGCTGATGGTCCCAGTCGCGGAAACTGGCGGCGACGCCCTTGAAGACCGGCAGGTCGTAATCCGGCGAAAGCAACAGCGCTTCCACCTTTTCCGGATCGCTGTCGCGGGTCTTCAGCCCCGCTGAGCCGATCGCGAACACGCCCTGCCACATCTGGAAGTCCATTGGCTGCATCATCCGCTTGGACTGCTTGAAGAAGCGGCTCTGCAACTGCGCGGCGCCCCAGTTCTCCATAGTGGGGTGCCAAGAGAGCGGCATCAGCCCCTGTGTGCCGGCGATCGGGCGCGCGAGCCAGGTGTTGTAGGGCAGGATGTCGCCGAATTCGCCGAGTTCGTCCGCCACGATCAGCAGATCATAGTCGCCAACCTGGGTGCCGCGGGGCACCTCGGACTGGGCCGTGGCGCGCGCATCCGGCCCGTAGTCCCACACCTTCTCGGCAACGATCTTGGCGCCGAACTTCTTCGCCGAGCGCCGCACCGCTTCGGCATAGAGCTTGTCCCCATCGGTACGACCAATCATCAGGAACCAGTTGCGCCAGCGCTTGGTGACGAGAAACTGGGCCAGCGCGTCCGTCAACATCGAGCGGCTGGGGGCGACGTGGAACACGTTGGCCCGGCAGTCCTCCTGGCGCAGGCGATCATCGGTCGCGCCGACATTGATCAGGGCGACCTTTCGGCCCTTCATCGCGTCAGCTATCCGCAGCAACTGATCCGCGGGCACATCGAGCAGGAGATAGGCATTGCCCGCGTCGACCAGCTTCTGTGCCGCCGCCAACGGGTCGCCATCCGTGGGCACGATCTCGGAGGTGAGCTGATAGTCGAGTTTGAGAAACCGGCCGCTGGTGAGACTGTCGCGAATGCCAAGTTCGGCCCCGGCAATGCCGAGATCATCCGGCGGCATCTGCAACGGCGCGATCCATGGCGGTGGCTCTGGCAATTGCCTCACCACGCCGATCTTGAACGTCTGCGCAGGCGGAATCGCAGCCGCCGGTTTTGCGGCCAACGGCGGCGAGGCAGGCTGCTGGGCCATGACGGGGGCAGCGGCACACACACCCAAGAGGCACCCCGCAACCGCGGCGTTCGCCATCCAATTCATTGGCATTTCGTCCCTGATGCGTTCTTTTTGGGAGGCGGATTTGACGTTCCGTCATCTTCCAAGAAAGTCTATCAAAGACATCTGAGTATTCAACACAATAGAAAGTATAAGAATTTAATAAGACTGTAAGATTGCCGCATTTATATTGGAATTATTCCTGAATATGTGACGGAGTTTTGATCGTCATCAGTTGCGGCAACCGTGTTGAGCGATATGATCTGGCCCAGGCGATGAAACAAATCGCGCAAGGGAGTCCGTCCGGGATGAACAGTCTCACGCGCGTCGCCGGCGCCATAGCGGCAGGCATCTGCGTCTTCGCCCTTGGCGTGTCCGCTGCCGCAGCGGCCACACGCGTGGCGGTGTTTGACTTCGAACTGTTCGATACCAGCGGCGAAGCCGGCCTCAATGGTCCGAAACCGGAAGAGGCGCATCGTCTTGCGCTCATCTCCGATGCGATGCGCCGGAAGCTCTCCGAGATGGGCTATCAGGTCCTCGACCTGGCGCCCGAGAAAGCCCAGATCGAGGAGCAGACGCCATTTCGTAACTGCAATAGCTGTGAGCTGCGCATCGCGCGTCGGCTTGGTGCCGATATCGAGGTGATCGGGTTGGTGCAGAAGGTGTCCAACCTCATACTCAACATCAATTTCCAGCTCCGCGACGTGGCGGATGGCAAGGTGCTGCGCGCGGGAAGTGTCGATATTCGCAACAACACCGACGAATCCTGGATGCGCGGGGTCTCCTACCTCATGCGCAATCGACTGTTCGATCCACCTCTGACCGGCAAGGCGACGCCATGACGGGCCACCCGATGTTTCCTCGTCGTCATTTTCTCGCGGCGGCGGCGGGCCTCGCGCTGCTGCCCATATCCGCTCGTGCGCAAAGTGGCGCGTCCGTGGGCACGCTGCGGATCGGCGCGCTGAAGTTTGGCACGCTGAACTGGTTGATTGCCACCATCGAGGCGGAAAAGCTCGGCGCCAGGGAAGGTCTTGTACTGGACAGTGTCGACTTCGCCAGCGGCCAGGCGACGACGGTGGGGCTGCAGGCGGGAGACATCGATCTCATCGTCACCGACTGGCTATGGGCGATGCGTCGGCGCGCCGATGGCGAGCGCCTGCGCTTTGCACCGTTTTCGAATGCCCTCGGCGCGCTGATGGTGGCGGCGGACGGGCCGGTGAAAACGCTCGCAGACCTGCGCGGGCGCCGGCTCGGCGTTGCCGGTGGTGCATTGGACAAGAGCTGGCTGCTGCTGCGCGCTTATGGCGAAAAGCAGATCGGCGCGGATCTCGCCCAGGTTGCCGAGCCGGTCTACGGCGCGCCGCCGCTGGTGAACCAGCAGCTTGAGCTCGGCCGCATCGACGCGGTGTTGACCTTCTGGCCCTATGCGGCGCGGCTGGATGCCAAGGGCTATACGCGTCTGCTTGATGTGAAGGACGTGATCGTGGGGCTGGGCATCGACCCCGCGCCGCCGCTTGTGGGCTATGTTTGGCGCGAGGCGATCCTGGCCGAGAAGGGCGCGGCCATTGCCGCCTTCCTGCGCGCGGCGGCCGCTGCCAATCGCGTGCTGGCCACCTCCGACGCAGCGTGGGAGCGCATTCGCCCGCTGATGCAGGCGGCCAATGATGCCGAGTTTCGAAAGCTCTGCGACTATTACCGTATGGGCATTCCGGGCAGCTTCGGGGAAGCTCAGCGCGCGTCCTGCGCCGCTCTCTACAAGGTGTTGGCCGATATTGGCGGACCCGAGCTGGTCGGGCCGAACCCGGCGTTCGATCGCGGTCTCTTCGCACCGTCGGGGGAGTGAGCCGGCGGTGTCCACGGCTTTTCGCCTGCTGCTGACCGCGTTCTCGCTGCTCATGCTTGTGCTGGTCTGGCAGGTGGCTGCCTGGTGGCTGGCGTCTCCCCTGTTGCCCGGGCCTCCCGCTGTGATGAAGGCGATGGAGCAGGCGGCGGCGCAGGGGGCGCTTCAGACCAATATCGCCATCACTCTGGCGCGGGTCGCCGTGAGTTTCGCCCTCGCCATGGTGGTGGGCTCGGCTGTCGGAATCATGCTCGGCCGGTCGCGGCAGCTCAACGAACTGTTCGGCCCATGGCTGATCGTGCTGCTGAACCTGCCGGCGCTGGTGATCATCATCCTTTGTTATGTCTGGTTCGGGCTCACTGAGGTCGCGGCGATAACCGCCGTTGCCATCAACAAGATTCCCAACGTTGCGGTCACGATGCGCGAGGGCGCGGCCGCGCTGTCACGCGATCTCGACGAGATGGCGCGAGTCTACCGCATTCCCGCGTTCAAGGCGCTGCGCGACGTCACCTTGCCCCAGCTTGTGCCCTTCTTCACCGCCAGCGCGCGCTCCGGCCTCGCGCTGACCTGGAAGATCGTGCTTGTGGTGGAGCTGCTCGGGCGTTCCAACGGGGTCGGGTTCGCCTTGCAGACCGCCTTCCAGCTGTTCGATGTCGCCACCGTGCTGGCGTATGCGCTGGCCTTCACGGTGGTCGTGCAGTTCATCGAGATCGCGTTGCTCCAGCCATGGGAACGTTGGGCGAACAGGTGGCGGCGATGACGTCGATTTCCCTGACCATCGCAGATAAACGCTATCCCTCGGTCGGTGGCGCACCGGCGCGCGAGATTTTCCACGACTTCCGGCTCGATGTGGCCGCGCATGAATTCGTCGTGCTGCTCGGCGCGTCGGGGCTGGGAAAGACCACGCTTCTCAATATCGTGGCCGGTCTCGACACCGCGTTCCGGGGGGACGTGAACTTTGGTTCGCCGTCACCGCGCATCGCCTATGCCTTCCAGAGCCCGCGTCTCCTGCCGTGGCGGACGGTTCTCGAGAACGTGGTTCTGCCGCTGCCGTCCGGGCCCGCGGCGCGCGAAGGGGGGCTGGCGATGCTGCACGAGGTCGGCCTTGCCGATCTGGCGGATGCGTATCCGGAGAGACTGTCGCTCGGGCAGCAGCGCCGGGTCGCGCTGGCGCGCGCCTTCGTCATCGGGCCGGACGTGTTGCTGATGGACGAACCCTTCGTCTCGCTGGATGAGGCAAGCGCCACGCGGCTGCGTCTGCTCCTGCGCTCCCTGTTGCTGAAACGTGCCGCGACGGTGCTGTTCGTGACACATGACGGCAACGAGGCGGCGGCGCTTGCCAGCCGGATCGTCCTGCTGGAGGGCGCGCCCGCCCGGGTGGCTCTCGATGTGGTGGACGACCTCACGCCGCAGGACCGGGCAAGCACGGCCAGGGTGGAGGCCTTCAGGCGCCGGGTCGGGCTCTCCGTGGCAGACTGAATTCCACCACCGCGGCATGAAAAAGCCCGGAGCGCCTTAGCCCCGGGCTTTGAGGAAGTCGGTCGATCGGAGAGGGCGGAGCCCGTCTTCTCCATCCAGAAAGCAGCGGCGGAAGCCGCCGTCACTTATCGAGGAAAATCGCCGCCAACCGCTGGAGCAGGCCCTTCGGATGCTGGGCCGCGGGCGGTGCTATTGTCTGTCCAGGGTTGCTTCCGATCTAAGCGGCGAACGGATGCTTGGCGGAGCCGGCCTTGGCCAGCACGTCCTTGATCTTCGGCTCGCCATCCACGGCGCGCTTGAGCGCCTCCTTGGTGGCCTCATAGTTGAACTGCTGGATCTTGGCGTCGTCCGAAGCTTCCCAGTGGATGAACACGCCGACCGAAATGAACAGGTCGTCGGCTTCTTCTTCCGGGATCACGCCTTCGGCGACGCTGTCGACGACAGCCTTGGCGACGGCATACTGGGCCGGGCCGAACATCTGAACCGCCTGACGGGCGTCCTTGATGGTCACTTTGTTGAACAGGATCGTGTTCGGTTTGGCGAGCAGGTTCGGGGTCACCACGGCGAGAAGCGAGGTGAAGCCGTCCTTGTTGTTGGTGAGCGCATTGAGGAAGGCACTTTCCGCAGCAGAGCCGCGCGGACCAATGATGAGGTCGATATGCGCAACTTCGTTGCCGTCGCCAACCAGCGACTCACCGATGAGTACCTTGTTGATCTTGGCCATCTAAATCCTCCCAGACGGGGTTTCATGATCAAGGGGCAGGAAATGCCCCTCTCAAATGTCCCGGCTATCTTTGTTGCAGCGTTTGGAACACCAAACCGGTTGGCCCGATAGCGCGACCAGACACGTGACAGGCGAGAGACTGTCTCGCTTCGCCTTTGACTGCAAGGGATTCTTCCGCCCGTTCCGGCTCCGCGGCCGCTTTCCGCCCTCTGGGGCCACGGGCCGTTTGCCGCACCTGCCGGCTGAGGAAATTGGGGGCATGTCCAAAGAATGTTCAAATCCGCACGGCAATGGTCAAACGTCGGGCGATGAAGTGATCCGCCCACGTTCGGGTTGACGTATACATGTCAGCCAACCTTATTGGCCTCGTTCTTGCTCTCGTGTTCGTTGCACCGGAGGGGCCGGATAAAAACCGGAAGGCGCCACTCGGCACTTACTTCGGAAGGAAGGGGAACGCAGGGGGTTCTGGCTAGCGCCAAAGGAACCAGCTTATGGAACTCATCTTGTCGATCTGCCTCGTTGCCAGTCCCGGAGTTTGCCGCGAGGAAGCCCTTTCCGTTTCGATGGAGCAGGCTCCCGTCCCGACCCAGTGCGTAATGACGGCGATGCCGGCCATCGCCGAGTGGAGCCAGACCCATCCCAAGTGGAAGGTGCTGAAGTGGCGCTGCGGCCGGCCGGGCGTGGGCGGACAGGACATCTGACCGCTCCTCGCGCTCGATAGCGTCTTCGCAACCGCTTTTGTGTTGCGCCGCAGCGTGCGCGGCAGGCCCGTCCGTGTGAGTATCCCGACGTCACCTCGGTTGGAACCGGGCGGCGCATACGGGACTGAGGCATGGGGCGCCTGTCTTTTTCGTCACTTCGAGCGCGCATGGCGCTGCTTCTTGCCGTTGCGGTTCTGGTGACGGCCGCGTCCACGGCTATGCTGGTGACGACGCTTGGCGCGGCGAATGTGCAGGTCGACCGTCTGGTCAATGCCCAGAACAGGCTTGAGCTGCTGTCTGGCATTTCCGGGCGCATAGGCGACTATGCCGTCGTAGCGTTGCGTTCCGCGCACGATCCGCAGCTGCGCCAGCAGGGGGCGATGACGGCTGTCCGGCGTGCGGTACAATCTTCCTTCCAGAGATTTGAAAACGCGCTTGGCGCGGATGTCGGCCGGATGGGTGACGAGGAGCAGCGCACGCTGATGGCGGCGCGCAGCCGGACCGTGGCCCGGCTTCGGGCCCAGTTCGAGGTTCTGGATCGCCAGATTGAAACGGCCTTTCTGCGACCCGATCCCGCCGACGGCGTCCGGGTGGCGCTCGATGTCTTCGCCGCCGGCTTCGGGGCGCCGCTTGGCCAGGCGATGGAAGACGAGCGTGTGGCCGCGCACGAGGCGCAGTCTGCCGTCGCGCAGCTGCGCGACCGGACACTGCGCTGGGGCCTCAGCGGGGTGCTCATCGCGTTTCTGGTCGCGGTGTTCGTCTATCAGAGGCTTGGGCGGTCGCTGGTCCATCGTGTGGCCGACGTGGCGACGGCCGCTTCCGCTCTGTCGCAGGGGCGCACCGATACGCGTCTCACCGTCAC comes from the Ancylobacter pratisalsi genome and includes:
- a CDS encoding copper-binding protein; the protein is MTRTLALVTATALSLTLAATAARAEGDMTLKPTELEELTVGLGDAGYGVSQKTYELETGTSYSLMIKSTGNKECAWQSPGLFQSIFLRKVEAGGMEIKAIHLTELEFEEEGEAEMFFVPIKPGTFAWYCKGMEERGMSGEFVVR
- a CDS encoding PQQ-dependent catabolism-associated beta-propeller protein, with product MKRPITLPAGLAVLAGLLMVDAMPAQADSRAFISNERDHTMSVVDMDSLKVIKTIKTGRRPRGITASPDGKLIYLCASDDNRVEVYDSQTLELVKSLRSGPDPELFVLHPSGNPLYIANEDDNMVTVVNVENNDLIAEIPVGVEPEGMGVSPDGKYLVNTSETTNMAHVIDTSTNEIIENILVDSRPRIAEFSKDGKQLWISSEVGGTVAVVDPTTWKIIKKISFKIPGVADEAIQPVGVRLTKDGSKAFVALGPANRVAVVNSKTFEVEKYLLVGQRVWQLGFTPDEKLLISTNGNSNDISVIDVASEKVTKSVTVGRAPWGVVIVP
- a CDS encoding ABC transporter substrate-binding protein; amino-acid sequence: MPPDDLGIAGAELGIRDSLTSGRFLKLDYQLTSEIVPTDGDPLAAAQKLVDAGNAYLLLDVPADQLLRIADAMKGRKVALINVGATDDRLRQEDCRANVFHVAPSRSMLTDALAQFLVTKRWRNWFLMIGRTDGDKLYAEAVRRSAKKFGAKIVAEKVWDYGPDARATAQSEVPRGTQVGDYDLLIVADELGEFGDILPYNTWLARPIAGTQGLMPLSWHPTMENWGAAQLQSRFFKQSKRMMQPMDFQMWQGVFAIGSAGLKTRDSDPEKVEALLLSPDYDLPVFKGVAASFRDWDHQLRQPILLTHATNTVTLSPQAGFLHQVTPLDTLGFDRPETKCKFN
- a CDS encoding DUF3280 domain-containing protein, with the translated sequence MIVISCGNRVERYDLAQAMKQIAQGSPSGMNSLTRVAGAIAAGICVFALGVSAAAAATRVAVFDFELFDTSGEAGLNGPKPEEAHRLALISDAMRRKLSEMGYQVLDLAPEKAQIEEQTPFRNCNSCELRIARRLGADIEVIGLVQKVSNLILNINFQLRDVADGKVLRAGSVDIRNNTDESWMRGVSYLMRNRLFDPPLTGKATP
- a CDS encoding ABC transporter substrate-binding protein: MTGHPMFPRRHFLAAAAGLALLPISARAQSGASVGTLRIGALKFGTLNWLIATIEAEKLGAREGLVLDSVDFASGQATTVGLQAGDIDLIVTDWLWAMRRRADGERLRFAPFSNALGALMVAADGPVKTLADLRGRRLGVAGGALDKSWLLLRAYGEKQIGADLAQVAEPVYGAPPLVNQQLELGRIDAVLTFWPYAARLDAKGYTRLLDVKDVIVGLGIDPAPPLVGYVWREAILAEKGAAIAAFLRAAAAANRVLATSDAAWERIRPLMQAANDAEFRKLCDYYRMGIPGSFGEAQRASCAALYKVLADIGGPELVGPNPAFDRGLFAPSGE
- a CDS encoding ABC transporter permease: MSTAFRLLLTAFSLLMLVLVWQVAAWWLASPLLPGPPAVMKAMEQAAAQGALQTNIAITLARVAVSFALAMVVGSAVGIMLGRSRQLNELFGPWLIVLLNLPALVIIILCYVWFGLTEVAAITAVAINKIPNVAVTMREGAAALSRDLDEMARVYRIPAFKALRDVTLPQLVPFFTASARSGLALTWKIVLVVELLGRSNGVGFALQTAFQLFDVATVLAYALAFTVVVQFIEIALLQPWERWANRWRR
- a CDS encoding ABC transporter ATP-binding protein, with amino-acid sequence MTSISLTIADKRYPSVGGAPAREIFHDFRLDVAAHEFVVLLGASGLGKTTLLNIVAGLDTAFRGDVNFGSPSPRIAYAFQSPRLLPWRTVLENVVLPLPSGPAAREGGLAMLHEVGLADLADAYPERLSLGQQRRVALARAFVIGPDVLLMDEPFVSLDEASATRLRLLLRSLLLKRAATVLFVTHDGNEAAALASRIVLLEGAPARVALDVVDDLTPQDRASTARVEAFRRRVGLSVAD
- the fae gene encoding formaldehyde-activating enzyme, whose amino-acid sequence is MAKINKVLIGESLVGDGNEVAHIDLIIGPRGSAAESAFLNALTNNKDGFTSLLAVVTPNLLAKPNTILFNKVTIKDARQAVQMFGPAQYAVAKAVVDSVAEGVIPEEEADDLFISVGVFIHWEASDDAKIQQFNYEATKEALKRAVDGEPKIKDVLAKAGSAKHPFAA